The following coding sequences lie in one Apium graveolens cultivar Ventura chromosome 3, ASM990537v1, whole genome shotgun sequence genomic window:
- the LOC141713002 gene encoding rRNA 2'-O-methyltransferase fibrillarin 2-like produces MRPPRGRGGSGGFRGGRGDGGGRGRGGRGGFGGRGASDRGRGRGGGGGRGGRGGGRGGGMKGGSKVVVEPHRHEGVFIAKGKEDALCTKNMVPGEAVYNEKRVSVQNEDGTKVEYRVWNPFRSKLAAAILGGVDNIWIKPGAKVLYLGAASGTTVSHVSDLVGPSGVVYAVEFSHRSGRDLVNMAKKRTNVIPIIEDARHPAKYRMLVGMVDVIFSDVAQPDQARILALNASYFLKAGGHFVISIKANCIDSTVPAEAVFAQEVKKLQVDQFKPSEQVTLEPFERDHACVVGAYRAPKKQKAAA; encoded by the exons ATGAGGCCACCTAGAG GACGTGGTGGTTCAGGTGGTTTCCGAGGAGGTAGGGGCGATGGTGGTGGCCGAGGAAGAGGCGGACGTGGTGGATTCGGTGGAAGAGGAGCCAGTGATAGAGGCCGTGGACGAGGTGGAGGAGGAGGTCGTGGTGGCCGTGGTGGAGGACGTGGCGGTGGAATGAAAGGAGGGAGCAAAGTTGTAGTTGAGCCACATAGACATGAAGGTGTGTTTATTGCTAAAGGCAAAGAAGATGCACTTTGCACTAAGAATATGGTTCCCGGTGAAGCTGTTTACAATGAGAAGCGAGTTTCTGTTCAG AATGAGGATGGAACCAAGGTTGAATACAGGGTGTGGAATCCATTCAGATCTAAGTTAGCAGCTGCTATTCTTGGCGGTGTAGACAACATTTGGATT AAACCTGGTGCCAAGGTGCTGTATCTCGGAGCTGCTTCAGGAACTACTGTGTCTCATGTTTCTGATCTTGTTGGACCC TCTGGAGTGGTCTATGCAGTTGAATTTTCTCACAGGAGTGGTAGGGACTTGGTTAACATGGCCAAGAAGCGTACTAATGTTATACCTATCATTGAGGATGCTAGACATCCAGCCAAGTACCGAATGCTTGTAGGAATGGTTGATGTTATATTTTCTGATGTTGCTCAGCCTGATCAG GCTAGGATTTTGGCTTTAAATGCATCATACTTCTTAAAAGCTGGAGGTCATTTTGTGATTTCAATCAAG GCAAACTGCATTGACTCGACTGTTCCGGCTGAGGCAGTGTTTGCCCAGGAAGTGAAGAAACTGCAAGTGGATCAATTTAAGCCCTCCGAACAGGTCACACTAGAGCCATTTGAGAGGGACCATGCTTGTGTTGTCGGTGCATACCGTGCGCCAAAGAAACAAAAGGCGGCTGCTTGA